CGGCCTCGATTTGCCGGGACGTCATCCAACAGTCGTCCATGGCTTTCAGGCCATATTCGCCGAAGGAGACGTCGCAACCGCAATAATCGTAACCTTTACGGCGACGGCGCTGTTGTTTGCGGAATTTTAGTCGCTTTGGAGTCAGCATTTCAAATTAACCTATTTGGATTGGCGGCGGTCACCGCGTCCGCGGTCGCGTCCGTGGTCACGATCACGTCCATGCTCACGATCACCGCGTCCGAAATTCTCAGCACTTGCTTCATGACGTTCTTCAGCGCCGGGGCCATTCACCTTGCCCTTGCCGATGACTTCGCCGCGGCAGATCCACACTTTGACGCCGATGGTACCGTAAGTTGTGCGGGCGACAGACAGTGCGTAGTCAATGTCCGCGCGCAGCGTGTGTAAAGGAGTGCGGCCTTCCTTGTAACCTTCGGTACGCGACATTTCCGCGCCGCCGAGACGTCCCGACACAAGCACCTTGATGCCTTCGGCACCCATACGCATTGTGGTCTGAATCGCCTTCTTCATAGCACGGCGGAATGAGACGCGCCCTTCGAGCTGCTGTGCGATCATGTCAGCCACAAGCTTGGCTTCCAGCTCAGGCCGCTTGATTTCATAGATATTCACCTGAACGTCACGCTTGGTAAGCTTTTTGAGCTCAGCCTTGAGCTTGTCCACTTCGGCACCTTTTCGTCCGATGACAATTCCGGGACGCGCAGTGCGAATGGTGAGCGTAAGCATTTTCGGCGTGCGTTCGAAAGTGACACCGGAAACAGAAGCACCCTTGAGGCGCTGCATCAGATACTTACGGAGATAGAGGTCTTCTTCAAGCTTGTCGGCGAAATTGCGCTCATCGAACCAATGACTGTTCCATGTGCGGATGATACCGACGCGAAGGCCGAGCGGATGAACTTTCTGACCCACGGTTATTCCGACTTACTTTTGCGAGGCGTGGACTTTTTAGCCGCGGACTTGGCCGCAGTCTTTTTAACAGCTACTTTTTTTGCCGCTTTTTTCTTGGCGGGCTTCTCTTCAGCGGCCGGGGCGGTTTCAACGACAGGCTCTTCCGCCGGTTTCGGCGAAGCCACGATGACGGTCAAATGCGACATACGCTTTTTAATCGGCGTCGCACGACCTTGCGCCCGAGGCATAAAGCGGTGCATAGTGGGGCCTTCATCGGCGAAAATTGAGCGCACGAACAATGCATCAATTTCGGCGGAGGACGCATCATGGAGCTGGGCATAGTTTGCCACAGCGGACTGAATTGCCTTCAGAGTCGGTTCGGAAGCCGAACGCGGCGTGAATTTCAGAATATTGATTGCTTCGTTGACGTTTTTTCCGCGAACAAGGTCAGCGACCAGGCGCATCTTGCGGGGAGTAACGCGAACAAAGCGTGCGACACAACGTGCTTCCATCACTTATGCCCTATTTCTTCTTGGCGGTGGTTTCCGCCTTCTTTTCCGTGTGCCCCTTAAACGTGCGAGTCAGTGCAAACTCGCCGAGCTTATGTCCCACCATATTTTCGGTGATATACACGGGCAGGAACTTGCGCCCGTTGTGCACGGCGAGCGTGTGCCCCACGAAATCGGGGGAAATAACACTGCGGCGTGACCAGGTCTTGAGAACCTTCTTCTCGTTGCGATCGTTCATCTGCTGAATGCGCATTTCCAGACGCGCATCGATGTACGGACCTTTTTTAAGCGAACGGGCCATAGGGGATTAAGCGAGTTGCGTCTTATCGCGACGGCGACGGACGATTAGACTATTTGACTTTTTGCGCGGGTTGCGCGTCTTCAAACCTTTGGTAATTTTGCCCCACGGGGTACAAGGATGGCGACCGCCGGAGCTGCGACCTTCACCACCACCCATCGGATGGTCCACGGGGTTCTTCACAACGCCGCGAACATGTCCGCGACGACCGAGCCAACGAGTGCGGCCGGCCTTTCCATAGACAACACTTTCATGGTCGAGATTTCCGACCTGTCCGATAGTGGCCATACACTGTGCGGGAACGCGCCGGACTTCACCCGAGGGCAATTTCAGCAGCGCATACTTATCGTCAACCGCCATCAGCTGGCAGGCCGAACCGGCACTGCGGGAAATCTGCCCACCCTTGCCGACTCTCATTTCGACATTGTGAACGAAAGTCGCCAACGGAATTTTGTTCAGCGGAAGCGCATTGCCGACACGAATGTCAGCTTCCTTCCTGGAAGACAAAATCTTGTCACCGACCTTCAGGCCATCCGGAGCAAGGATGTATCGCTTTTCGCCGTCCGCGTAGAACAGCAGCGCGATGTTGGCGGAGCGGTTTGGATCGTACTCCAAGCGCTCGACCTTGGCCGGAACATCGAACTTGTTACGGCGAAAATCCACAAGTCGGTACCGGCGCTTATGGCCGCCGCCTGTGTTGATATTGGTAGCCCGGCCGAGATTATTACGGCCACCCGTCTTATTCAGAGAGGTGAGCAAGCTCTTCTCGGGTTCACCCTGCCACAAGCCTTCGCGAACGAGAACCGTGCGATAGCGCTGTGACGGTGTTAGGGGGCGAAACTTCTTTAACGGCATGATTGGTAGATCGGACTGTTAGACGTTTTGCGCCAGTTCGATGGACTCACCTTTTTTCAAGGTGACGATCGCTTTTTTCCAATTCGGACGACGACCTTCAAAGCGGCCGAGCCGCTTGGTCTTGCCCATAACGTTCATCGTCTGCACACCGACGACATGAACAGTGTATTTTTTCTCAACCGCGCGCTTGATTTCGATCTTATTCGCTTTGGGGTCAACCTCAAACGCATACTGGTTGTGTGCGTCTTGAGCGGCGGCGACCTTTTCGGTCAGGAGCGGTTTACGGAGCACGCTTCTCTTATGCAGCATTGGTCAATCCTTTCAGCAATGCCGGCACGGCGCTCTTCTGAATCAGAATCGTCGAGCAGTTGTGCAGATCACGAGTAGAAGCCGCGGCGGCGCGGGTAGCGCCGGCGCCAGGCAGGTTGCGAACACTTCGCGTGATATTTTCGTTGAAGTCCGGTGTCAAGAACAGAATCTTTTGATCGGACAACGACAACTTGGAGATTAGGTTCACCATGTCGCGGGTCTTCGGAGAATCCATATTGAAATCCTCGACGACACGCACGCGATCTTCGCGGGCTTTCAATACAAACGCACTTCGGCGAGCAAGCATCTTCACCTTTTGCGGAACGCCGACAGAATACTTGTGCGGCATCGGACCGAAGATTGTACCGCCGCCCGGATGCAGCGGGGAACGGCTGGTACCCTGACGAGCGACACCGCGTCCTTTTTGCTTGAAAGGCTTGCGGCCACCGCCTCGGACAAACTTGCGATTCTTTGTCTTATGGGTGCCTTGTCGACCAGCAGCCTCTTCAGCGCGAACTGCAAGCCAAATGGCATGTTCGTTCGGTTCGAGAGCCAGCAGGCTATCGGGCAACTCTACGGTGTCGTTTCCGACTGAGCCGTCCTTTTTGTAAACTTTCAGATTCATCAGGACTGTTTCCCAACGATAACAATTCCGTGATTCGGACCGGGGACGGCACCGCCAATCATAATCAGATTGGCTTCAGCATCCACACGGACTACTTTCAGATTCTTAACAGTAACTCTGTCGGCACCCATTCGCCCGGGCATGCGCAATCCTGGCAGCGTCCTACCCGGGAACGTGTTAGAGCCAATCGAACCGCCGTGACGGAAGAACTCGTGCGTACCGTGAGTCATCGTTTGGCGGTTGAACTTGTGTCGTTTAATAACACCGGCAAATCCGCGTCCCTTGGACGTCCCGACCACCTGAACCTTTTCACCAGCGGTGAAAAGATCGCAACTTATCGAGTCGCCAACGTTTTTGCCGTCAACGGACATATCGCGAAACTCGCGCTCAATTCGCGGCGCGGTGATCCCGAGACTCTTGTAGTGTCCCTTTTGCGGGGACTTCACAAGTTTGTCGCGCTTCTGCCCGAAGCCAAGACACAGCGCATTATAGCCGTGCTTTTCGACGGTGCGCACATTGGTAATCTGGTTGGGGCCGAGTTCGATAACGGTCACCGGTATAACAGTGCCTTTTTCATCGAAAACCCGGGTCATGCCCACTTTTTTGCCAATCAGGCCTGTCATGTCTTAATCTCGATGTCAACGCCGGCGGGGAGCTCGATACGAATCAGCGCATCAATGGTCCGCGGCGAGGAGTTATGGATGTCGATGAGCCGCTTATGAACGCGCGTCTCAAACTGTTCACGTGATTTTTTGTCAGAATGCGGCGAGCGGTTTACGGTGTAAACGCTGCGTCGCGTTGGCAGGGGAATCGGACCGGAGATTACCGCGCCCGTTTGCTTTGCCGTCTGAATGATTTTTTCGGTTGATTTGTCGATCAGATTGTGATCGTAACTTTTCAGCCGAATCCGGATTGAGGATTGTTGTGCCATACCTGAGGTGGGTTTTTATGCGGATCGGCGGTAAGGTCAGCGCTTCTCGAGGATCTTTTCAGATATTGACTTGGGCACTTCCATGAAGTGATCAAACAACATGGAGAAGATTGCCCGTCCCTGAGTCAATGAGCGCAGGCTGGTCGCATAACCGAACATTTCCGAAAGAGGAACCATCGCATTGACGACTTGACCATCGGCGCGGGGATGCATATCCTGTATCCGGCCGCGACGGGAGTTGATGTCGCCAACAACATTACCTAAGTAGGAATCGGGCGTAACGACTTCAACCTTCATAATCGGCTCCATCAGCGCGGGATCGCCTTTGCTGACCGCTTCCTTGAGCGCCATGCCGCCACAAATTTTGAATGCCATTTCGTTCGAGTCAACTTCGTGATATGAACCGTCAACCAGTTCAACCTTGACGTCCATGATAGGGAACCCGGCAAGCGGTCCGTTGCTCATAGCGTCTTCCATACCCTTATGCAACGCGGGGATGTACTCCTTGGGAATAGCACCGCCGACGATTTTGTTCTCGAATGTCAAACCGCTTCCCGGAGGGCCCGGTTCGACATTGATAACGCAATGTGCAAACTGACCGCGTCCGCCTGACTGCTTGGCAAACTTATGATTCACAGTACAAGACTTGCGGATACACTCCTTATAGGAAACTTGAGGCGCACCAACCACAGCCTCAACCTTGAATTCGCGCATCAGGCGGTCAACGAGAATTTCCAGATGCAATTCGCCCATACCGGCGATAACGGTTTGGCCGGTTTCATCGTTGAACTTCACATGGAACGTCGGATCTTCTTCGGCAAGTCTGGCGAGGGATTCGGAAATCTTATCCTGATCCGCACGAGTCTTGGGTTCTATTGCGATCTCGATCACCGGTGTCGGGAACTCCATCTTCTCGAGCAGAATGGGCGACTTGGGATCACAGAGGGTATCACCCGTTCGCACGTCCTTAAGGCCCACGACCGCACAAATGTCGCCTGCTTCGACAAACTGCATTTCCTCGCGCTTGTCGGCGAACATGCGCACGATACGCGAAATGCGTTCGCGCTTGTCGCGGGTAGAGTTATAGATCGCAGAACCGGCATCCAGTCGTCCCGCATAGACCCGAACAAACGTCAACCGACCGACGTACGGGTCGGTCATGATTTTGAAGGCCAAAGCGGAGAAGGGTTCCGTCGGATTGGGATCGCGAGTAATCTCTTCTTCGGTATTGGGATTCGTACCCGCCACACAGCCTTTGTCCAGCGGTGACGGAAGCAAATCGACAATAGCATCAAGCAGGCGCTGGACGCCCTTGTTCTTGAAAGATGCTCCGCACAAAACCGGGAAGCACTTCAGGGCAATCGTGGCCTTGCGCAATGCCGCCATGATCTCTTCAGCCAGAAGGGGCTCGCCGGCAAGGAACTTCTCGAGCAGGTGATCATCGAACTCTGCAACGGATTCGAGCAGTTTTTCGCGCCAGTGATTTGCCACATCGAACATATCCTTGGGGACATCGTATTCCTCAAAGTGCATTCCGTGTGAGTCTTCCACCCACACAATTGCCTTGAAGGAAATCAGGTCAATGATGCCTTGAAACATGTCCGCAGAGCCCATGGGGATCGTAATCGGCACGGGGTTGGCGTGAAGCTGCGTCTTGATCATATCCACAGCGCGGAAGAAGTCGGCGCCCGAACGATCCATCTTGTTGACGAAGCAAATGCGGGGAACCTTGTAACGGTTCGCCTGACGCCACACGGTTTCGGACTGCGGCTCGACGCCACCAACGGCACAGAACAGTGCAACCGCTCCGTCGAGGACGCGCAGCGAGCGCTCAACTTCGACGGTGAAGTCAACGTGTCCCGGGGTATCAATGATGTTAATACGGTGACTGCGCCATTCGCAGGTCGTCGCGGCGGACGTAATTGTGATTCCGCGTTCCTTTTCCTGCTCCATCCAGTCCATGGTCGCGCCGCCTTCATGGACTTCGCCCATGCGGTGCAAGCGGCCAGTATAGAAGAGAATACGTTCTGTCGTAGTCGTCTTGCCGGCGTCAATATGGGCCATGATGCCGATATTGCGCGTACGGGCAAGCAGATCCGCGGCAGGATTAGTTTTGGTATTCGGAGCGGTAGCGGTAGCGTTCGACACTTTTTATTTCACCGTTAACAGGACTTGTTCACAAATTGCAGTTTACCAGCGGAAATGAGCGAAAGCCTTATTAGCCTCCGCCATTTTATGCGTATCATCTCTTTTTTTCACGGAATTGCCTTCACCCTTGGCGGCGGCAATCATTTCTCCGGCAAGCTTTTCGGCCATCGTCTTTTCACCGCGAGCCTTGGAATAATTGATAATCCAGCGAACGGCAAGAGCCTGACGTCGCGACGGATTGACCTCGACGGGAACTTGATAGGTGGCACCACCAACGCGGCGGCTTTTTACTTCAACAACCGGAGCGACGTTCTTCATCGCCTTGGTGAAGATTTCCATCGGGTCAGACTTGGCCTTGGTCTGAATGATATCAAAAGCGCCGTAGAACATGCGTTCGGCAACGGAACGCTTGCCGCGGCGCAACAGGCCGTTAATAAAGGAAGCGACTTGGACTGACCCAAACTTGGGATCGGCCGGAACTTCGCGTTTGACAATTCGTTTACGACGAGGCATGTGAAATTACGTTTTACTTCTTCTTTGCGCCCTTGGTCTGGACGGCAGCTTTCTTCTTCGTGCCATACTTTGAACGTCCCTGCTTTCTTCCGTCCACACCGGCAGTATCCAGAATGCCTCGAATGATGTGATAGCGGACACCCGGCAGGTCCTTGACACGACCGCCGCGAATCATCACGAGGGAGTGTTCCTGCAGGTTATGGCCTTCGCCGGGGATATAAGCCGTTACCACAACACCGTTGGTCAACTTCACACGTGCCACCTTTCGAAGCGCGGAATTAGGCTTCTTGGGGGTGGTCGTATAGACACGAGTGCAGACGCCTCGGCGCTGCGGGCAGTTCATCAGAGCCGGTGCTGACGACTTAAATTGGACAGCTTCCCGACCGGAACGGATGAGTTGTTGAATTGTGGGCACGTTTAGAGGAAAATTTGATGCGTAGATTGGCTAATGTAATGAACCACCTCTGGATTGTCAAGTGTCGGGAAAACAGACCCCGGACGGTTTGGAGGCCGTCCGGAGTCTACATTCAAACAGAGGTGTAAAGAAAACAGATATTTAGAGTTATTCCTGTGGAATAACTGGATTCTGGCCTTCAGAAGCAGGTTCGCTCATGTCCTCCTCTAAGCCTCCGGCTCTGCGTTCAAGGCTTTGCATAAGTTCGGACATTTCAATCCGGAAATCCCGTGCCAGCTCTTCCTCCTCGTCCTGCGGACGCACAACGACCAATTTGCTGTAACGATTTAGTCCCGTACCGGCAGGGATCAAGTGACCCAGAATGACATTCTCCTTCAGTCCGGAGAGAGAATCGACCTTGTTGGAAATTGCCGCATCAGTCAGCACGCTGGTGGTCTGCTGGAAGCTGGCTGCGGAAATGAAGCTGTCCGTTGAAAGACTCGCTTGAGTGATTCCCAGCAAGACAGGCGAATACGTTGCAGGACGGGCGGGTCGGGATTTCGCGGGATTTCCGCTTTCGAGTTTTATCTGCCGATTAATACGGTTAAACTCGCTCTTCTCGAGAATCTGTCCGATGCGCAAAGACGAGTCGCCGCTCTCTTCAACCACGACTTTTGTGACAAGCTGCTCGTTTTCTCGGGTGAACTTGATACGATCGACATGATCACCTTCAAGATAGCGAGTATCACCCGGATCATCGATGCGCACCTTTTGAAGCATCTGTCTCACGATGACTTCGATATGCTTGTCGTTAATCGACACACCCTGTGAGCGATAGACTTCCTGAATCTCCTTGGCGAGATACTCCTGCACCCGGTTCGGTCCCTGAATAGCAAGAATGTCTTGCGGAGCCACGGAACCCTCAGTGATCTTTTCACCTGCCGAAACGCGGTCGTGGTCGTGAACGAGAATATGCTTTCCATATGGAATCGCATAGTTTTTCACCATTGAACCGTCTTCCGACGTAACCGTGACGATACGCACACCGCGCTTCAAGCCGCCGAAGCGAACCACGCCGTCGATTTCGGTGACGATGGCCGGATCCTTTGGCTTGCGTGCTTCAAACAACTCTGTCACACGGGGCAGACCGCCGGTGATGTCACGAATTGCCTGCGACTTGCGGGGCATCTTTGCGAGCGGATCACCAATCTTCACGGCAGTTCCATCCTCAACAAGCAAGTGAGCGCCTATGGGCAGCACGTGATTTGCCAGGCGATTACCCTCCTCATCAATGATGAGAATATGAGGATTCATCTTGCGATCGCGCGACTCGATAATCACTTTGTGCTTCATACCGGTCGCTTCGTCCACGTCTTCGTGGAAAGTCAGGTCCTGCTTGATATCAATGAAATGCAGCTTGCCGGACTTCGAAGCGAGAATTGAATCAGCATAAGGATCCCACTCAAAGAGCAAGTGTCCGGCCTTCACAACTTCGCCTTCCTCCACGTAAACATACGCGCCGTAAGGCAGTTTGTAGCGAGCAACTTGCCGATTATTTTCATCGAGCAGCTTAATGGTCGCACTGCGGCGAATCGAGATCCGAGTACCGTCTT
This sequence is a window from bacterium. Protein-coding genes within it:
- the fusA gene encoding elongation factor G; its protein translation is MSNATATAPNTKTNPAADLLARTRNIGIMAHIDAGKTTTTERILFYTGRLHRMGEVHEGGATMDWMEQEKERGITITSAATTCEWRSHRINIIDTPGHVDFTVEVERSLRVLDGAVALFCAVGGVEPQSETVWRQANRYKVPRICFVNKMDRSGADFFRAVDMIKTQLHANPVPITIPMGSADMFQGIIDLISFKAIVWVEDSHGMHFEEYDVPKDMFDVANHWREKLLESVAEFDDHLLEKFLAGEPLLAEEIMAALRKATIALKCFPVLCGASFKNKGVQRLLDAIVDLLPSPLDKGCVAGTNPNTEEEITRDPNPTEPFSALAFKIMTDPYVGRLTFVRVYAGRLDAGSAIYNSTRDKRERISRIVRMFADKREEMQFVEAGDICAVVGLKDVRTGDTLCDPKSPILLEKMEFPTPVIEIAIEPKTRADQDKISESLARLAEEDPTFHVKFNDETGQTVIAGMGELHLEILVDRLMREFKVEAVVGAPQVSYKECIRKSCTVNHKFAKQSGGRGQFAHCVINVEPGPPGSGLTFENKIVGGAIPKEYIPALHKGMEDAMSNGPLAGFPIMDVKVELVDGSYHEVDSNEMAFKICGGMALKEAVSKGDPALMEPIMKVEVVTPDSYLGNVVGDINSRRGRIQDMHPRADGQVVNAMVPLSEMFGYATSLRSLTQGRAIFSMLFDHFMEVPKSISEKILEKR
- the rplB gene encoding 50S ribosomal protein L2, which encodes MPLKKFRPLTPSQRYRTVLVREGLWQGEPEKSLLTSLNKTGGRNNLGRATNINTGGGHKRRYRLVDFRRNKFDVPAKVERLEYDPNRSANIALLFYADGEKRYILAPDGLKVGDKILSSRKEADIRVGNALPLNKIPLATFVHNVEMRVGKGGQISRSAGSACQLMAVDDKYALLKLPSGEVRRVPAQCMATIGQVGNLDHESVVYGKAGRTRWLGRRGHVRGVVKNPVDHPMGGGEGRSSGGRHPCTPWGKITKGLKTRNPRKKSNSLIVRRRRDKTQLA
- the rpsJ gene encoding 30S ribosomal protein S10, with the translated sequence MAQQSSIRIRLKSYDHNLIDKSTEKIIQTAKQTGAVISGPIPLPTRRSVYTVNRSPHSDKKSREQFETRVHKRLIDIHNSSPRTIDALIRIELPAGVDIEIKT
- the rplV gene encoding 50S ribosomal protein L22, whose translation is MEARCVARFVRVTPRKMRLVADLVRGKNVNEAINILKFTPRSASEPTLKAIQSAVANYAQLHDASSAEIDALFVRSIFADEGPTMHRFMPRAQGRATPIKKRMSHLTVIVASPKPAEEPVVETAPAAEEKPAKKKAAKKVAVKKTAAKSAAKKSTPRKSKSE
- the rplC gene encoding 50S ribosomal protein L3 → MTGLIGKKVGMTRVFDEKGTVIPVTVIELGPNQITNVRTVEKHGYNALCLGFGQKRDKLVKSPQKGHYKSLGITAPRIEREFRDMSVDGKNVGDSISCDLFTAGEKVQVVGTSKGRGFAGVIKRHKFNRQTMTHGTHEFFRHGGSIGSNTFPGRTLPGLRMPGRMGADRVTVKNLKVVRVDAEANLIMIGGAVPGPNHGIVIVGKQS
- the rpsG gene encoding 30S ribosomal protein S7, translated to MPRRKRIVKREVPADPKFGSVQVASFINGLLRRGKRSVAERMFYGAFDIIQTKAKSDPMEIFTKAMKNVAPVVEVKSRRVGGATYQVPVEVNPSRRQALAVRWIINYSKARGEKTMAEKLAGEMIAAAKGEGNSVKKRDDTHKMAEANKAFAHFRW
- the rpsC gene encoding 30S ribosomal protein S3 translates to MGQKVHPLGLRVGIIRTWNSHWFDERNFADKLEEDLYLRKYLMQRLKGASVSGVTFERTPKMLTLTIRTARPGIVIGRKGAEVDKLKAELKKLTKRDVQVNIYEIKRPELEAKLVADMIAQQLEGRVSFRRAMKKAIQTTMRMGAEGIKVLVSGRLGGAEMSRTEGYKEGRTPLHTLRADIDYALSVARTTYGTIGVKVWICRGEVIGKGKVNGPGAEERHEASAENFGRGDREHGRDRDHGRDRGRGDRRQSK
- the rpsS gene encoding 30S ribosomal protein S19, producing the protein MARSLKKGPYIDARLEMRIQQMNDRNEKKVLKTWSRRSVISPDFVGHTLAVHNGRKFLPVYITENMVGHKLGEFALTRTFKGHTEKKAETTAKKK
- a CDS encoding 30S ribosomal protein S12: MPTIQQLIRSGREAVQFKSSAPALMNCPQRRGVCTRVYTTTPKKPNSALRKVARVKLTNGVVVTAYIPGEGHNLQEHSLVMIRGGRVKDLPGVRYHIIRGILDTAGVDGRKQGRSKYGTKKKAAVQTKGAKKK
- the rplD gene encoding 50S ribosomal protein L4 yields the protein MNLKVYKKDGSVGNDTVELPDSLLALEPNEHAIWLAVRAEEAAGRQGTHKTKNRKFVRGGGRKPFKQKGRGVARQGTSRSPLHPGGGTIFGPMPHKYSVGVPQKVKMLARRSAFVLKAREDRVRVVEDFNMDSPKTRDMVNLISKLSLSDQKILFLTPDFNENITRSVRNLPGAGATRAAAASTRDLHNCSTILIQKSAVPALLKGLTNAA
- a CDS encoding 50S ribosomal protein L23, whose product is MHKRSVLRKPLLTEKVAAAQDAHNQYAFEVDPKANKIEIKRAVEKKYTVHVVGVQTMNVMGKTKRLGRFEGRRPNWKKAIVTLKKGESIELAQNV